The following nucleotide sequence is from Oceanivirga salmonicida.
TATTGATATAGCACCTATAACTTCTTTAAGATTAGTATATGATACCCCTATTCCTACTAACAATGCTGGTGTTAAATTTATCATAATGAATCTAAACCATTGGAAAGATGAAATTTCATATTTTTTTGGTAATACTCCTAACATTTTTATTATAGCAACAACCAAAATCATCAATGCATAAGAATGTAATGGTATAAATTTGGCTAACATTTTTCCAAACACAAAAAATGTAGTTGAAAAAAGTAATCCTATTCCTAAAAAAGTATAATCAATAGAATGTGTTTTTTCTTTTTCTGAACTTATATCTGTTTGAGTTTTCATTAATTTCCCTTCACCAGAAAATTTTGAATTCCCTTTTGTTAATTTACTAGATAAACCTGCTACTACAATTGCTAATGCATTTCCTAGAGCAACTGCTGGAACCATTTTTGATAATATTGTTGAAGGTTCAACATTTAAACTAGCACCAAAAATTTGAGATAACGGTACTGCACCAGCACCCATTCCACCACCCATAATAGGTAATGAAACATATAATATTGCATTTTTAAAACCATATCCCATTAATACTCCAACAATTCCTGTTAATGCAAATGAAGCTATAACACCACCAATAATTACTGGTAAATATCTTAAAGAGGCTTTAATTAATAGTTTTCTATCCATTCCCAAAATACTTCCTGTAATTAATGCTGCTATATAGAAATCTAAAAATCCTTCTTTTTTCATAAAACTATCTATAATTTTTATAGATGTTTCAGGTAAAACCTCATAAGCTACAAGAGCAGCTGAAACAAAGATTATAACAATTGGACCTCCGCCTAAATAATCTTTAACAATAGGAAGTTTATTTCCTAATAAATTAAGTATAGCCCCTAAAACCATCATTAAAGAAAATGCCCCTATCATTCCTGATGGTAAAACTTCCATAAATGTAGCCCCTAAAACAACTGCCGTTATAATTGCAAATACTATAAGGGAAATTCCCATTATTTTAAATTCATTTTTATTCTCCATAATATTTTAGTCTCCTTATTATTTTAGTTTCCTTATTTATCAAATTAAATTTGTGCTACTCCTGTTTTTCTAGCAGCTTCTTCTACTGCTTTTGCCACTTCAACAGCAATTTCTTTATTTAAAGCATTAGGAATTATAAAGTCTTCACAAAGATCAAATTCTTTTACCATATTGGCTATAGCATATGCTGCCGCAATATTCATTTCATCATTAATTTCACTTGCTCTTGCATCTAATGCACCCCTAAATAATCCTGGGAAAGCTAATACATTATTTATTTGATTTGCATAGTCAGATCTCCCAGTACCAACAATTCTTGCCCCTGCTAATTTTGCTTCATCTGGGAATATTTCAGGAATTGGATTTGCCATAGCAAAAACTATAGCATCAGAATTCATACTTTTTACCATTTCTTTATTTACTATATTACCTGCCGATACACCTATAAAAATATCAGCTCCTACCATTGCATCTTTTAATGTTCCTTCAACATTATCTTTATTTGTCAAATTAGCAAGTTCTTCTTGTAACCAGTTTTTATTATTATTTTTATTTAATATACCTTCACGATCACATACTAATAGTTTTTTTACCCCTAATGATAATAGCATTTTGGCAATTGCACTACCTGCTGCACCTGCACCATTAATTACTATCTTAACATTTTCTATTTTTTTATTTACAATTTTTAATGCGTTTATAATTCCAGCACTTACTACAATTGCAGTTCCATGCTGGTCATCATGAAATACAGGAATATTTAATTCTTTTTTTAATCTTTTTTCAATTTCTACGCATCTTGGGGCAGAAATGTCTTCTAAATTAATACCACCAAAAGTAGGTGAAATTAATTTTACAGTTTCTACTATCTTATCTACATCTTTCGTATCTAAACAAATGGGAAAAGCATCTACATTTGCAAATATTTTAAACAATATTGATTTACCTTCCATAACTGGCATAGCACTTTCAGGTCCAATATCACCTAATCCTAAAACTGCAGTTCCATCAGTTACAACTGCTACTAAATTCCCTTTTGAAGTGTATTTATACACATCTTCTTTTCTTTGATTAATTTTTCTACATGGTTCAGCTACACCTGGAGTGTAAGCTACACTTAAATCATCAGAATTTTGAACTTTTATTTTTGATCTAACTTCAATTTTACCTTTATTTTCTTCATGCACCTTTAAACTCTCTTTTGAATAATCCATTTTTATTCCTCCTTTTGTTGATTGTATTATATTTATATCATTATTTTAAAAAAAAGCAAGTATTATATTAACTATACTTAATTATAAAATACATTTATCAAAGAAATTAAATTTATACATTTTTTTTAGTTAGTCAATAATATCAATAAAATTAACTAAAATATTAGTTTTATAAATTACTTCAACAAATCCTATTATTGAGAACATTTTTAACTTTACTAAATTTTATAGTATATTTATACCATTGTTTTCTCAAAATGCAAATATCAGATATTTATTCCATATTTTTCTTTTATTTTCATTTTTTTCAAAATTTATCATTGCTTTTTTTCAAAAACAGGGGTATACTCATACTAATGAAAGGTGAGTGTATTATGAAAAAGTTGCAAAAGCAAAGATTTGATAAAATTTTAGAACTTTTAAAAATTTCTGATTACCTAAAATATTCCGATTTAGAAAAACAAATGAATGTTTCAGCTATAACTATAAGGCGAGACGTTATAAAAATGGAAACATTGGGACTTCTAAATAGAATATCAGGTGGAATTGAAAATAAAAGTATTAGTCAAGATATAGACTATAATTTAAGAAGTAAAAAAAATTTAAGCGCAAAAAAAGCAGTAGCAAAAAAAGCAAGTAAATATATAAAAAATAATCTCATTATTTTTTTAGATGCTGGTACCACTATATTTGAACTCATACCTTATTTAAAAGGAAAAAATATAACAGCAATAACTAATTGTATAGAACATATAAATAAACTAATTAAAAATGAAATTAACTTCATTTTATTAGGTGGTTATGTAAAACCTAGCACTAAGGCAACAGTAGGAATAGAAACTTTAAATCAACTAGATAAATTTAATTTTGATATAGCATTTATTGGAGCTAATGGTGTAGATAAAGAGAAAGGAATTACTACCCCTGATATAGAAGAAGCCCACATTAAAACTAAGGCTATTAAACATTCAAAAAAAGTATACATTTTAACTGATAGTTCTAAATTTAACAAAATTTCAAATGTTAAATTTTCAGAATATGATAATGTAAATATTATAACAGAAAAAGGAGAAATAAATTAAATGATTTACACGATAACACTTAACCCAGCATTAGATTATGACATTTATTTGGATAACTTTAAAAAAGCAAAACTAAATTTATCAAAAAAAATAAATTTTAGAGCAGGTGGAAAAGGAATAAATGTTTCTATCATGCTTAAAAATTTAGAAAATACATCTTATTCTCTTGGTTATATTGCTGGTTTTACCGGGAAATACATATTAAATAGTTTAGATGAAATGAAAATAAACCATAATTTTATTCATATAAGTGGTATTACGAGAATAAATGTTAAAATAAATGATGAATTAGATGAAACAGAAATAGCAGGTATATCACCTAAAATAGGAGAAAAAGATATAGAAAAATTAAAAGAATATATTTCAAAACTAAATAAAGATGATATATTAGTATTAGCAGGCTCTATTCCTAATTCATTAAAAAATGATATATATAAAGAGTTTTCTATGGCTACAAAGGCTAAAATTGTTTTAGACACAAGAGGAAATTTATT
It contains:
- a CDS encoding DeoR/GlpR family DNA-binding transcription regulator, with translation MKKLQKQRFDKILELLKISDYLKYSDLEKQMNVSAITIRRDVIKMETLGLLNRISGGIENKSISQDIDYNLRSKKNLSAKKAVAKKASKYIKNNLIIFLDAGTTIFELIPYLKGKNITAITNCIEHINKLIKNEINFILLGGYVKPSTKATVGIETLNQLDKFNFDIAFIGANGVDKEKGITTPDIEEAHIKTKAIKHSKKVYILTDSSKFNKISNVKFSEYDNVNIITEKGEIN
- the pfkB gene encoding 1-phosphofructokinase; protein product: MIYTITLNPALDYDIYLDNFKKAKLNLSKKINFRAGGKGINVSIMLKNLENTSYSLGYIAGFTGKYILNSLDEMKINHNFIHISGITRINVKINDELDETEIAGISPKIGEKDIEKLKEYISKLNKDDILVLAGSIPNSLKNDIYKEFSMATKAKIVLDTRGNLLLQNIHNNLLIKPNIKELEDVFSIKIETDEQIYELCQTFINQGVENVLVSMGSKGAILVKKGKYLKADIPKGIYINSIGSGDSMVAGFIHAHTKNLDDIESLKLAVACGSATAYSYGIGEKELVNKLKNSIKIQEVII
- a CDS encoding 2-hydroxycarboxylate transporter family protein; protein product: MENKNEFKIMGISLIVFAIITAVVLGATFMEVLPSGMIGAFSLMMVLGAILNLLGNKLPIVKDYLGGGPIVIIFVSAALVAYEVLPETSIKIIDSFMKKEGFLDFYIAALITGSILGMDRKLLIKASLRYLPVIIGGVIASFALTGIVGVLMGYGFKNAILYVSLPIMGGGMGAGAVPLSQIFGASLNVEPSTILSKMVPAVALGNALAIVVAGLSSKLTKGNSKFSGEGKLMKTQTDISSEKEKTHSIDYTFLGIGLLFSTTFFVFGKMLAKFIPLHSYALMILVVAIIKMLGVLPKKYEISSFQWFRFIMINLTPALLVGIGVSYTNLKEVIGAISIVYLILVSTTIIGASVGSAFVGNLLGFYPLEASITGGLCMANMGGTGDVAVLSSADRMELMPFAQISSRIGGAFMLLLATALLNLFL
- a CDS encoding NAD(P)-dependent malic enzyme is translated as MDYSKESLKVHEENKGKIEVRSKIKVQNSDDLSVAYTPGVAEPCRKINQRKEDVYKYTSKGNLVAVVTDGTAVLGLGDIGPESAMPVMEGKSILFKIFANVDAFPICLDTKDVDKIVETVKLISPTFGGINLEDISAPRCVEIEKRLKKELNIPVFHDDQHGTAIVVSAGIINALKIVNKKIENVKIVINGAGAAGSAIAKMLLSLGVKKLLVCDREGILNKNNNKNWLQEELANLTNKDNVEGTLKDAMVGADIFIGVSAGNIVNKEMVKSMNSDAIVFAMANPIPEIFPDEAKLAGARIVGTGRSDYANQINNVLAFPGLFRGALDARASEINDEMNIAAAYAIANMVKEFDLCEDFIIPNALNKEIAVEVAKAVEEAARKTGVAQI